The window CCGCGACCAGGAGCTCCAGCCCGCCGTCCTGACGGGCAGCCGCTGTGAGGAGCGCGTCCGCGACATCGTGGCCGGCGCCGTTCGCGCGCCAGCCGTCGACGAACACGACCCGATGCCGGGCCGGGGACGCCGCGACGAGCGCGAGCAACTGGCTGAAACGCAGCGCGCCCGCCTGGCCGCCCGCAGTCGGGTCACCGACCAGCAGCGGCTCCCCACCCGAGGCGCCGAGCAGACCCAGCCAGCAGACCAGCAGCAGCTCCGTGGGGACAGTACCGGCGCGGGTCAGCGCCAGCGCGACGTCGACTGCGGCACGCGGCCCGTCGAGGATCTCCACCCGGCTATCGACCAGGCCGCCGGGGCCGGTCAGATACCGACGCAAAGCATCCGCGCCGCGCCGCGCGACCGCCGCGCCCCCGTTGCCGACCCCACCATCCGGGCAGATGATCAAGCCGAAGGAATCTGCCGGCAAGCCTGCCGACGCGAGTTGATCTGACATTCCCACCCTCGGACCTGTGCATCCCTGTTATATCGCGGCGAACATCAACGCCACAAACCTGGAGCCGACCGCGCTGCATGCAGATCCTACTGTGTGGGCGCACAATAAACCGCCGATGACCTGGTGCGGTGAAGCCGGTCCAGACCCGGAATTGTTGTCAGTTTCAAAGAAGCGGTAAAGACGCGAGGAGAAAGTCGCGTAGCTGACAGCGCACCGGCACCGTGCGGAATCTGAACGCACGGGTGCGGGCGCTTTTCAGCGGCCGACGCGCGACGGTACCGCCGACCTGTCCGCCGGGCGACACCGCCGGAATCCCAGCGCCGGATCGCGCGGCCGTATACTCCCCCTCCCACGGAGGCGCACCGGCTTCTTCCGGCACGGTTGCGTTCGCCGGGCGGAGCGGCTGGGGTGACCGGTCGGGCATGATCGACTGAGGCGCCGTCGTCGTGTTCGTCTGCCAGTCCGACCACCGACCGCGTCCGACGTACGGGCGGTCCTCGACGCGGCGAACGAACAGCGCAACGCGGCCCGGTGGTCGATCGCACTGGCGCAGCAGCCAAAACCCCAGGTCAGCGCCCACGATCGAATATCGGGCACCCACAGGGTGCCGATCAGGGTGCACAACCCAAGACAGTGGGCCTGGTCAGCGAGCGCGGTCTCGACCTGGCCCGCGAGCAGGTGCTGCTGGAGGCGGGCGAGGACCTGGTGAGCCTCGGCGACCCGCAGGCTGGCGCTCAGCGGCGTGAGATCGGACCACTCGAGCACGCTGGCCTTGTGGACGGTGGGGCGGTGCCGTCCTCACGGCGTCGGGCGTTGGGCAGCCGTCTTCCCCTGGCGCTGCGCGGTCGCGGTCGTCAGCTGGGCAGGAAGTCTGTGCGGTGGGTTTCGATCCAGGAGCGGAAAGATCGGGCGGGGTGACCGGTGATTCGTTCAACTGTGTTGGTGACCGGGGCGGTCTGGCCGATGCTGGCCGCGGCGACGTCGAGCAGGGTTTCCACAATCGGGCGGGGCATTCGACCCTGCTCGCGTTCGAGTGCCTGGTCGCGGGTCAGATCGTCGACGGGGAGCTCGACGCCGAGCACGTCGCCGATGGTCGCGACCGCCTCCCGCAGGCGCAACGGCTGCGGTCCGGTGAGGATCTGCATCCGGGCGCGGAAAGTGTCGCGGGTGAGCAGGTCCGCCGCGACCTGTGCGATGTCGTCGGGATGAATCGGCGTGACGGAGGCGTCCCCGAAAGCCATCGCGACTCGGCCGGTGGTACGGATCTGGTCGGCCCA of the Pseudofrankia saprophytica genome contains:
- a CDS encoding NAD(P)H-binding protein, which gives rise to MTILVTGARGNVGSRLLTALATAGRPVRGSARDATTLRLPAGAEAAELDLTDPGPAAADALRGVEAVFLYPVRGPIDGFLEAAAKAGVRYLVLLSSPSAYEAGEFARPIGLVHRAVERAVASSGLQHTVLYPSWLATNAQRDWADQIRTTGRVAMAFGDASVTPIHPDDIAQVAADLLTRDTFRARMQILTGPQPLRLREAVATIGDVLGVELPVDDLTRDQALEREQGRMPRPIVETLLDVAAASIGQTAPVTNTVERITGHPARSFRSWIETHRTDFLPS